DNA sequence from the bacterium HR17 genome:
GGATGCGTTGCCCTGTCACACCGATTTGCGCAGCCATCATTCACCGCCTCCTTTTGTAGCCTTTATGCCGTCCGCCCGCAAAGCGCCTGATGATTTTTGTCGGGCGCGTTAGCGCGCCACTCCATCCGCGCCTCAAAATCCTTGACCGACGACCTCTGACCGTAAAATCCCTGCCATGCCGTCACCAACCCCGCATCATCCATCATCTTCACCGAACAACTCCACAAAAGTCAGCATGCGGGACAGCAACAAAGTAGGGCGTTCGTCACGCATTTCTGTGAGCGTCGGCGACAATCGCATCACCGGCGTTCCCCTGTCTTTTCGTCACGCGCCGCCTTGCATCCGCTTGGCGGCATCCAGCACGGCTGCAAAGATGCGGGGGTAAACGCCACAGCGGCAAATGTTGCCCGACAGGGCGACTTTGACTTCGTCCAGTGTCGGGTTTTTGTTCTCGTTGAGTAGACCGGCAGCCGCCATGATGAAGCCAGGGATGCAAAAGCCGCACTGCATCGCGTCGTGTTCAATGAACGCTTCTTGAACGGGATGGAGTTTGCCTCCTTTCGCCAAGCCTTCAACGGTCGTGATTTCATGCCCTTCCGCATCCACCGCCAGCATCATGCAGGCGTAAACGGGTTTGCCGTCCAAGAGCACGGTGCACGCGCCGCATTCGCCTCGGTCGCACACTTCCTTAGCGCCTGTGAGATGGAGATGATTGCGAAGGACACGCAACAAGGTGACGCGGGGTTCCACTTGCACCTTGTGTGCTCG
Encoded proteins:
- the yagT gene encoding Putative xanthine dehydrogenase YagT iron-sulfur-binding subunit, with the protein product MAADGKDRKGVSRRDFLRAAGAGAVLTEVLTGCKPATEAEAAPAKLVRIPKAQTVTVTLRVNGRAHKVQVEPRVTLLRVLRNHLHLTGAKEVCDRGECGACTVLLDGKPVYACMMLAVDAEGHEITTVEGLAKGGKLHPVQEAFIEHDAMQCGFCIPGFIMAAAGLLNENKNPTLDEVKVALSGNICRCGVYPRIFAAVLDAAKRMQGGA